The Pseudanabaena galeata CCNP1313 genome includes a region encoding these proteins:
- a CDS encoding NAD(P)H-quinone oxidoreductase subunit 4, with the protein MTSAQFPWLTAIVLLPLVGSLLIPILPDKEGKTVRWYALGVGIADFILMCYAFWKNYDPSSATFQLTEKYTWIPQLGLSWAVSVDGISAPLVLLAGLVTTLSIFAAWQVNIKPRLFYFLMLVLYSAQIGVFVAQDLLLFFIMWEVELIPVYLLVSIWGGQKRQYAATKFLLYTAAASIFILVAGLAMALYGNNLTFDMAELALKDFPIALELPLYAGLLIAFGVKLAIFPLHTWLPDAHGEASSPVSMILAGVLLKMGGYGLIRLNMGLLDHAHVYFAPVLAMLGVINIVYGAVNSFAQVNMKRRLAFSSVSHMGFVLIGIASFTDLGISGAMLQMISHGLIASVLFFLAGVTYDRTHTMLMTEMGYIGKVMPKVFALFTVGALASLALPGMSGFASEISIFVGMTSSDVYSSTFRTVTVFLAAVGVILTPIYLLSMLRQIFYASDANPTCDINPSCDISDISLKAQGNQDVVCFGTNCILPSEAEFSDARPREVFIAVCFLVPIIAIGAYPKMATNLYDATTTAINSQMRLAHEQVALIRDNGTFAEQSYFPRISEVKVKAIVSSKN; encoded by the coding sequence ATGACATCAGCCCAATTTCCTTGGCTTACCGCGATCGTCCTGCTGCCCCTCGTAGGTTCCTTACTCATACCCATACTGCCCGACAAAGAAGGCAAAACTGTACGTTGGTATGCATTAGGCGTAGGCATCGCTGACTTCATTTTGATGTGCTATGCCTTCTGGAAGAACTACGATCCGAGCAGCGCGACATTTCAACTCACGGAAAAGTACACTTGGATACCCCAATTAGGTCTTAGTTGGGCAGTTTCGGTCGATGGCATCTCCGCACCTCTAGTTCTACTGGCTGGACTTGTCACCACTCTTTCTATCTTCGCGGCATGGCAAGTTAACATCAAACCGCGTCTGTTTTACTTCCTGATGTTGGTTCTATACTCCGCGCAAATCGGTGTATTTGTCGCCCAAGATTTATTGCTGTTCTTCATCATGTGGGAAGTTGAGCTAATTCCCGTCTATCTACTCGTTTCGATCTGGGGAGGTCAGAAACGCCAGTACGCAGCTACCAAATTTTTGCTTTATACCGCCGCCGCATCTATTTTCATCCTAGTTGCTGGCTTAGCGATGGCGCTCTATGGCAATAACCTCACCTTTGACATGGCTGAGCTAGCTCTCAAAGATTTCCCTATTGCCTTAGAACTTCCACTTTATGCAGGTTTATTAATTGCCTTTGGTGTCAAACTCGCAATTTTCCCTCTCCACACTTGGTTGCCTGATGCCCACGGGGAAGCATCTTCTCCCGTATCGATGATTTTGGCTGGTGTATTACTGAAAATGGGTGGTTATGGTCTAATCCGTCTGAATATGGGATTACTTGACCATGCCCATGTTTACTTTGCGCCAGTTTTAGCAATGCTCGGTGTCATCAATATTGTTTATGGTGCAGTGAATTCCTTTGCCCAAGTCAATATGAAACGCCGCCTTGCATTTTCATCGGTCTCACACATGGGATTTGTGCTAATCGGCATTGCCTCGTTCACGGACTTGGGAATCAGTGGTGCGATGTTGCAAATGATTTCTCACGGCTTAATTGCTTCTGTGTTGTTCTTCCTCGCAGGTGTAACTTACGATCGCACCCACACGATGTTAATGACAGAGATGGGTTATATCGGGAAAGTAATGCCTAAGGTATTTGCCCTATTTACTGTTGGCGCATTGGCTTCCCTTGCCCTTCCTGGGATGAGTGGGTTTGCTAGCGAAATCTCGATCTTTGTCGGGATGACTTCCAGTGATGTTTATAGCTCTACCTTCCGTACAGTGACGGTGTTTTTAGCCGCAGTTGGCGTGATTCTTACACCGATTTATTTGCTGTCGATGTTGCGTCAGATTTTCTACGCTTCCGATGCGAATCCTACCTGTGATATCAATCCATCCTGCGATATTTCGGACATTAGCCTCAAGGCTCAAGGTAACCAAGATGTAGTTTGTTTCGGTACAAATTGCATTTTGCCTAGTGAAGCTGAATTTAGCGATGCCCGACCTCGCGAAGTATTTATTGCAGTTTGCTTCTTAGTACCAATTATTGCGATCGGTGCTTATCCCAAAATGGCTACGAACCTCTACGATGCAACAACGACTGCGATCAATTCTCAGATGCGCCTTGCCCATGAGCAGGTTGCTTTGATCAGGGATAATGGGACTTTTGCAGAGCAATCTTATTTCCCAAGAATTTCTGAAGTTAAGGTTAAAGCAATTGTATCAAGCAAAAACTAA